A part of Girardinichthys multiradiatus isolate DD_20200921_A chromosome 12, DD_fGirMul_XY1, whole genome shotgun sequence genomic DNA contains:
- the golph3a gene encoding Golgi phosphoprotein 3, with protein sequence MTSLSQRSSGLVQRRPEASRTAADKEREVGREEQEPRRGEELDHDDSGDSKETRLTLMEEVLLLGLKDREGYTSFWNDCISSGLRGCMLIELALRGRLQLEPCGVRRKSLLARKVLCKSDAPTGDVLLDEALKHIKETQPPETVQSWIELLSGETWNPLKLHYQLRNVRERLAKNLVEKGVLTTEKQNFLLFDMTTHPLTNNNIKQRLIKKVQEAVVEKWVNDPHRMDKRLLALIFLAHSSDVLENAFAPLVDEQYDLAMKRVRQLLEVEPEAESMKVNTNEMLWAVVAAFTK encoded by the exons ATGACTTCCTTGAGTCAGAGAAGTTCAGGCCTCGTGCAGAGGCGCCCAGAAGCCTCGCGCACCGCCGCCGACAAAGAGCGCGAGGTAGGCCGAGAGGAGCAGGAGCCCCGGCGGGGAGAGGAGTTGGACCATGACGACAGCGGAGACTCCAAAGAAACGCGGCTCACCTTAATGGAAGAAGTCTTGTTGTTAGGACTGAAGGACCGAGAG GGCTACACATCATTCTGGAACGACTGTATATCATCGGGCTTGCGAGGGTGCATGTTGATTGAGTTGGCCCTACGAGGACGCCTTCAGCTGGAGCCATGTGGCGTGAGGAGGAAGAGTCTGCTGGCCAGAAAG GTGCTTTGTAAGTCAGATGCTCCAACAGGTGATGTGCTTCTGGATGAAGCTTTAAAACACATCAAAGAGACCCAACCCCCAGAGACCGTGCAGAGCTGGATTGAACTGCTGAGTG GAGAGACGTGGAACCCACTGAAGCTCCATTATCAGCTGAGGAATGTCCGTGAACGGCTGGCCAAAAACCTGGTGGAAAAAGGTGTTCTcaccacagaaaaacaaaacttcctgcTTTTCGACATGACCACACATCCCCTGACCAACAACAACATCAAGCAGCGTCTCATCAAGAAAGTCCAGGAAGCAGTTGTAGAAAAGTGGGTGAACGACCCTCATCGAATGGACAAGCGATTGCTTGCACTTATATTCTTAGCCCATTCGTCAGATGTCTTGGAAAATGCTTTTGCCCCACTGGTAGATGAGCAGTATGACCTGGCCATGAAAAGAGTGCGGCAGCTACTAGAAGTCGAGCCTGAGGCGGAGAGCATGAAGGTCAACACTAATGAGATGTTATGGGCTGTGGTGGCTGCTTTCACTAAATGA